The sequence aagTTTGACTTTATCCACACGAGCAGGCCATCGTATTTGTGACATgttgtgcaaggagcaattagttttttccttgagaatttcccatctctgagggcttgcgctaaagatattatacaatttctgcataataccgaaaaatgtgatgacttctgcacaacattcagcagcttgcactccacataaatttaaactatgacaagcacaaggtccaaatattgccagggagttatctctcaggatatgaccctgtgctcctttgtaatgaccgctcatattactgccattatcatacccttgcccgcggcagtcatccagtggaatattgtgcttttttagagtgctgccaATCatctcagcgatagcttctcctgtttttgcgttacaatggacaaactctaagaagcgttcttggattttccattttccggagtccctgtctaataaaaaaTTACGCAATATAagaacagtctgctcaatatgcgccgaaccaggggttgcatccacaattactgtgtaatacttgacggactttctctcgccttctatctttctaattacttgacttgcacagatttctatgaactcattttgtattccatcagacaaataatgtgcttggagacgatcctttttcgtttgagattccctcacctcctccaaatgttcatgcaatagggggtcataattgctgatcagttccaaaataccaagaaagttttcgttttttggatttccgatcaatgaattatcccctctaagtgccaatcctttttctccaagaaataatacaacatcaagaattctgcgaagtatctctccagcgagctgcttcatttttaatgGTTTCCGCTAAGAggaaatccactgaacttgcgtTTCGAATTCtcttttcatattggcgccactctatatagcaaattttatgattttggctattttcatgttcaggaatttagTCGTgtgacctcttccaacctttttctttagaataacctgaagattttggtcaaaactgatcgggtattttcggaaattttgccgaaaagccggcatggaaaacaaaaaagcgcttcttttgttgctctccaaacgagccaatcacgctttactttttctcggtttttttagagtagtatggagtgttatttgaaggaaatggcgaccacttaagtcattgggaagtcgaaataaaatgtcattttaagttagttgaagcatttttgacagatagcgcttataaaattgtgtcaaaaacgtttatctaacttaaaatcatcccactccgcggccctgaaagtatttaaaaacagaatacatacatactttcgaaaatactttgaaatcaaaagcttacattttggtattattaagcgctgtacgcagatcagaagcaaacattcaagaaaaattttgcatttttcttgagcatgaaaagaGCAGTAAAGCAATGTTGGCATTTCACGATgtatggcaatttatacatgaataccgcttttttttttataacattccccccccccccccacagcCAAGCTCACGATCCGCCACTGGTCCCAGGCACAGGGACATCTAGGAAAACTGCATTAAATACGagctcgctaggcagggtacgacCAGGCAGGTTCTGCTTGACCAGGAATGCTAAAGAGCCCATCCATCGTAAAGCCGACGACAACGATggaaacctggccaaaatgggTTCCTTAAGGATCCCGTTACACTTGCACCCTAAGTTGGAATACGATTTCCACATTTGTAGGAGTAATAACAGAGGGCACTGCCTCATAGATAAGTGCGCAGAAATGTTAGTAGCGCTTTATCGTCGTGCCTGCACGAGTTGTTTAAGCGGATGAAGAGGAGCAAACGATGGTTCACCTAATCAGCAACTTCCCGGCGCTGAGTGGTAAAAGGCAGCGTCAACTGCCAGTTTCTCTAATTCGCATTGCCGGTAGGTGCAGGATAATATTGAGGGCCTCCGTCGGAGTAGAGATAAGAGCACAGCTGATACATAGCTCTGAACTCTTCTGTACTTTTTGCAAGCGTTTCAGGTTCGTGAGTTCGTGTAAGCGTCGGCCATCAAACCACAACATCACACAGTAAAATTGGGCTTACAATGGCTATATAGATACAATAAACTACTTTTGGAGAAAAGCCCCACCATATACCAATTGCTATTTTACAGGAGAACAACGCAGTTGTTGCTTCCTTTACCCGATCCGCTTTGTTGTCACTCCATAGTAgtttcctatccagaattactcccaaatacttgCATTTTGTCGGTGCAAAGCAAGCTTTCGCATTCAATCTTGGGTAGTGTAAGACTCGGCGTTTTGCACCTTCTTGTAAGAAGCACCTTCTCAGCTTTTTCTTGTCCAACCAAATATTGTTAATAAAGCAGCATCCGTTAGATTGCAGGGAGTTAAAAGGAATTTGCCTCACAAAATAGCACAAATATTGTTCACGTAGGCAATAACCTTATGGCCCTCCACTTCCATGAGTTGTAGTTCTCGGTTAACTGTCACCACCTAAAGCATCGGAGAGAGAAAACCTCCCTGCGGGGTGCCTCTACTTACCAGTCTCTTAAGCATATTTTTACCTAGCTCCGTGCAAATCCTCCTGCAAGTCAGCTGTTTAAATATAAACCCAGCTGGATTACGCCGATACGCAGGCTCGTTAAGGCCGAAGTGATTGTTGCCAGAGGAAAATTATTATTGTATACAAGAATGCTAGCTAGAATACACCCTTTGAGTTCGAGCATTATTTCAATGACAGATGTCACGGAATACAGGGCAGTATTGGCTGATCTGCCTTTACTATAGTGGGCTTATTGGTCTAAAGTCGTTGGATTTTGAGTGCGGCTACGTAATTAAACATTAGGCAGCTTTTAAATAAAACCCGTAACCATGGCTTGATTAGTTCGGCAATGTGTTTCAGTTGGGCCCAAAAGAGACCATCCGGTCCCGCTGAATTTTAGGGCCCAAAAGTTGATAAGGCCCAGTCTAGCTTCCTCTCATCTGCCATTTCTTTTATTAACTGTCTTGAAGGTGCCACTCCGTCGATTTCGATAGCAGGCAAATCCTTGAAAGCTGGAAAGTTTGTATCTAAAAGCAGGTTCATATTTTGCGTGCTAGAAATGGTGCAGGTACTATTCTCTGTGTGTGGTTCTGGCCTTTGGACTACGCGAACCGGTTGTATCCCCAGCCGGTGATGTCGGGACTTCTCCTGTACTTATGTGAAGGCCCGGTATCGTGACCACTCAAAGGTTGAGTGTAGTTTTCAgagtattttttgaaaaataactaATCCAAAGCGATACCTCAAACCCTTGCTTGTATATAAGACCATGATCctttttaaaaattgattcaTATAACAAAAACAACCAAGCAAATTTCATTAACTTGCTTTTATTGCTTTTATTGCAGACTTATTGTCATTTGGAAACAAAAGGGCCACAAAAATACCTATAATTGTTTAAGAGTTCTTGAGGTCACATGCATATGGACAAACAAGTTATGAGAATCTTTAGAAAGGCAATTTGAAGCCATTTTCCTTTGATTTTGCAATGAAGCATGCACGGTAAGCCTCtgcaacttcacagctataaattataaaagaaaaagaaaagtgcAATTATTATATTAAGATTGAAACAGAAGTCACATGCGTGAGGACTTACTTATTCCCGCTCGTAGGAGTATCCTTGCAAGCATCCAAAGCCTCTAAGCCCTGTTTCTCTAGATTCGCATCGCCAGCAGCAACCGTCTTTACAATGCCCATAGCAGCTTCATTGTTGATATTGTTGCTGTCATCGTACTGTTGGAAAAATAAagcataaataacaagtaaggaaggctaagtccgggtgtaaccgaacattacatactcagctgccaatttACAGCTATCAAAACGTTAAAATTGccgtcttttaaaagtaggcggtgccacgcccattgtccaaaattttactaattttctattctgcgtcataaggtctactcacataccaagtttcattgctttatccgtctttggtaatgaattatcgcagtttttcggtttttcgaaattttcgatatcgaaaaatgggtgtggttatagtccgatttcgtttattttaaatagcaatctgagatgagtgcccaggaacttacataccgaatttcattatgatactgtcacggatattagcatcactaagttatcccatcactaaggcgatgctaaggccatgccaagcagtatttacgttaataatcaaatcaagtatacacatatataaggcagcccagagagatgtcacacacagatgcatttacttatacgcctatgtgcgcgcgagagactgtaaactacaaacattcacatcaataattcaatctttatgtatctacataaacgaataaataattgcgtctacacatatgtaccatgtacgaatacgagcagcggagagtcaatgcgcaaacacatgcatatatctgagaagcttgagagctcatggacaatgctagtacattctggaaaaatgtgatcgaggaaaccaaagggtataaaaggcaacagatgtagaggcgctgtaattcagtttgagttgagctatcaatcagtttgattaagcacgcgatctggcggccaatagtagagtttcatttgagttatcaatcagtttggttattaagccagcgagtagcaaagtataagtgttattgcgaagtactttaataaaggccatttttccatcattcaatattggagttatttattcaacagtttagtgattcgaacttagcagaggattgcaaataagaggatttgcagaaaattcgttacaataccttaaaatttactcaagttatcatgtttacggacggacggacattgctaaatgaatttcttttttcgcccagatcattttcatatatagaagtctatatctatctcgattagtttatgccgttacggtgtatcgttatgtgaacaaaatgaatacatatactctgtgagctctgctcagctgagtataaaacagGGTTAAAAACTACTGCTCAGCCATAAACCGCAAGGctaacagtttttttttcattcaagttCACATCAACCTTCTCAAGCTATCTTAAATTATATGAAAGGGGTTTCATTAGTGCCGCGGTATATTATTATGCTTAGGGCAGGGCAGACAGAGGGACATAGTTATATCCTAACGTCTATTGAGATACCACTAAAAGATATCATTACCTTTCCTCTTTGAACAATTTACCCAATTCTTGATGTCACACTCTAGGACTTGGCACAGATAATCCAGAAAAGGGAGCTCCAAGGAAGCGCTGTCTTGCGCCAGCCGGGCGAGGGGCGGGGCAAATgaagatgaggtgaaccaccatAACCTACTCTTCACTCTCTTAACAACTCCTGCAGCAACGACTATAAGGCGCTCTTAACCTTTCTGCATAGTCTAtgtaaggcagtgtccagttagtactTATAATGTGTGGAAATTGTTTCCCTACTTAAGGTGTAAAAGTGACGGGACCTTTTGGCACCCCATGTGGTCAGGTTTACTTAGATGTCCGACACCTCAgtgcttgaagccatttttcatCAGTTTGAGAgtggatgtgctcttttagcattagcttgcatgtgccAAGGGATTTAATCGCAGTCCGACTGTCGTTGGAAATAAAGGGTTCGTTTCCATTATGACTGATACTTCTGTCTGAAGAACACTACAATGGCCGGGCAGTCTAATGGAGAGTTGGATGTCTAGGTCCCTTGAATAGACTCAACCTCCAACTCTGCCGTTTATCTTAGAACCGTCGGAGTTATGGAAATGCTGCCTCCAACAGCAAAGCAACTATCCGAATAAGCCCAATCACTCCCTACTGGGAATGTTCACaataaagttggtttccgcaactgttgtggtcgccaAGCGCTCTGTGCTAGGAAGAAGAAAGCTGCAATTGTTTAGTATGGTATGATTTTAGTATTCCAATTGGACATCCTCTTAAGAGCAGGGCTGACGTTTTCGCTGTTAGATAATCAGCTAGATCGAACGCGAGGATGTCAAGAATG is a genomic window of Eurosta solidaginis isolate ZX-2024a chromosome 4, ASM4086904v1, whole genome shotgun sequence containing:
- the LOC137249811 gene encoding general odorant-binding protein 19d-like, whose amino-acid sequence is MKYFVVFLVACTLATSYAQNEMLDKAKAIAETCKTETGASDEDVVAMFKHEPAGNDKAKCLHACALKKFGLYDDSNNINNEAAMGIVKTVAAGDANLEKQGLEALDACKDTPTSGNNCEVAEAYRACFIAKSKENGFKLPF